The following are encoded in a window of Streptomyces sp. SAT1 genomic DNA:
- a CDS encoding GuaB1 family IMP dehydrogenase-related protein yields the protein MQHVRFLNDIQPAYDLTYDDVFMVPSRSAVGSRQGVDLSSPDGTGTTIPLVVANMTAIAGRRMAETVARRGGLVVIPQDIPIEVVTEVTSWVKGRHHVLDTPIVLAPHQTVADALALLPKRAHNAGVVVDEDQRPVGVVTDRDLTGVDRFTQLEVVMSKDLLLLDADIDPREAFNRLDAANRRYAPAVDRDGRLAGILTRKGALRATLYTPAVDAQGRLRVAAAVGINGDVAGKAKQLLDAGVDTLVIDTAHGHQESMISAVQVVRALDPRVPIVAGNIVSAEGVKDLIDAGADIIKVGVGPGAMCTTRMMTGVGRPQFSAVLECAAEARKYGKHVWADGGVRHPRDVAMALAAGASNVMVGSWFAGTYESPGDLQQDANGRLYKESFGMASARAVRNRTSEESAYDRARKALFEEGISTSRMFLDPDRPGVEDLIDSIIAGVRSSCTYAGAGSLEEFAEKAIVGVQSAAGYAEGKPLHASWS from the coding sequence GGGCGTGGACCTCAGCTCCCCGGACGGCACGGGCACCACCATCCCGCTCGTCGTCGCCAACATGACCGCGATCGCCGGCCGCCGCATGGCCGAGACCGTGGCCCGGCGCGGCGGTCTGGTGGTCATCCCGCAGGACATCCCGATCGAGGTCGTCACCGAGGTGACCTCCTGGGTCAAGGGCCGCCACCACGTCCTGGACACCCCCATCGTGCTGGCCCCGCACCAGACGGTCGCCGACGCCCTGGCCCTGCTGCCCAAGCGCGCGCACAACGCCGGTGTGGTCGTCGACGAGGACCAACGGCCCGTCGGGGTGGTCACCGACCGGGATCTCACCGGGGTGGACCGCTTCACCCAGCTCGAAGTGGTGATGAGCAAGGACCTGCTCCTGCTGGACGCGGACATCGACCCGCGCGAGGCGTTCAACCGGCTCGACGCCGCCAACCGCCGCTACGCGCCCGCCGTCGACCGGGACGGCCGCCTGGCGGGCATCCTGACCCGCAAGGGCGCCCTGCGGGCCACGCTGTACACCCCGGCCGTGGACGCGCAGGGCAGGCTCCGGGTCGCCGCCGCCGTCGGTATCAACGGCGATGTGGCGGGCAAGGCCAAGCAGCTCCTCGACGCGGGCGTCGACACGCTCGTCATCGACACCGCGCACGGCCACCAGGAGTCGATGATCAGCGCGGTCCAGGTGGTCCGCGCCCTCGACCCGCGGGTGCCGATCGTGGCCGGGAACATCGTCTCCGCCGAGGGCGTCAAGGACCTGATCGACGCGGGCGCGGACATCATCAAGGTCGGGGTGGGCCCGGGTGCCATGTGCACCACCCGCATGATGACCGGTGTGGGTCGCCCGCAGTTCTCCGCCGTGCTGGAGTGCGCGGCCGAGGCGAGGAAGTACGGCAAGCACGTGTGGGCCGACGGTGGTGTCCGCCACCCCCGCGACGTCGCCATGGCACTGGCCGCCGGCGCGTCCAACGTGATGGTCGGCTCCTGGTTCGCGGGCACCTACGAGTCGCCCGGCGACCTCCAGCAGGACGCCAACGGCCGCCTCTACAAGGAGTCCTTCGGCATGGCCTCCGCGCGCGCGGTGCGCAACCGCACCTCGGAGGAGTCGGCGTACGACCGGGCCCGCAAGGCGCTGTTCGAGGAGGGCATCTCCACCTCCCGGATGTTCCTCGACCCGGACCGCCCGGGTGTCGAGGACCTGATCGACTCGATCATCGCGGGCGTCCGCTCCTCCTGCACCTACGCCGGTGCGGGCTCCCTGGAGGAGTTCGCGGAGAAGGCGATCGTCGGCGTCCAGAGCGCCGCGGGCTACGCCGAGGGCAAGCCGCTGCACGCCAGCTGGAGCTGA